The Mycolicibacterium neworleansense sequence GCCGCGCCGAGCGACAGGGCGACGGTCCCGACGATGACCAGGGCCGCGACCAGGCTCCTGATCATGATGAGCATGATGATGAAGATCAGGCACAGCGCGGCGATTCCGGCGATCATCAGGTCATAGGTCGACCCGTCGACCTGATCTTTCGCCATCGCCGAACTGCCGGTGAGGTACAGCTTGGCGCTTTCCAACGGCGTCCCCTTGAGAGCCTCCTCAGCCGCCGTCCTGATCGGATTGACCCGTGCAATGCCTTCGGGTGTCGCCGGATCCCCTCGCTGGGAGATCAGCAGGCGCGCCGTTTTCCCGTCCGGTGACAAGAACACGTCCATGACCCGCCTGAAGTCGGCGTTCTTGAACACAGCAGGCGGGATATAGAAGGAATCGTCGTTCTGGGCGTCGTCGAAGGCTCTGCCCATGGCGGTTGCGCCATCGGACATCTCATCCATCTGCGCGAGGATCCCGGCCATGGTGCTGCGCATCGACAACATCATGGTCCGCGTGCTCTGCATCGTCGCGATCATGGCCGGGAACTGGGCGATCATCTGCGGCAGGAGCAGGTTGAGTTGATCGAGGTTTCCGATCAGCCGGTGCATCGTCACGGTGAGCTTGTCAACGCCGTCAAGCGTCTCGAAAAGGGATTTGATCGACCAGCACAGCGGGATGTTGAAGCAGTGCGGCTCCCAGTACAGGTAGTTGCGAACCGGCCGCCAGAAGTCATCGAAGTCCGCCATGTGGTCCCGCAACTCGAGTGTGACGTCCTCCAGATCGTGCGTCTTGCCCACCAGGCTGTTGGTCGTGACAGCCAGTTGCTGCATCAACTCGTACATGCGCTGCATCACGGCGATGGTTTTCGTGATCTCGTCGGCCTGGGTGAGCAGATCATTCATCCGGGCCTTTTGGAACGGCAAAAGCTGCAGTTGGCCCGCGTTCGAGGAACTGATGATGAACGGGATCGTCGTGTGCTTGAGGGGAATTCCCTCGGGCCGGGTCGCCGACTGCACCCGGGAAACCCCGGGAACGGACAGCACACCTTTGGCGAGCTTGTTCAGAATCAGGAAGTCCGCCGAGTTACGCATGTCGTGATCGGCCTCGACCAGAAGTACGTCGGGCGATGCCATCAGCGACTGCGTAAAGTGCCGGGCGGCAGCGTCATACCCGGCGTTGGCCGGAATGTCTTTGGGCAGATACTGCTGGTCGTTATAGCCGGGCTGGTAGGCGGGCAGCGCCAGCAGGCCGATCAGCGATACCGCGCACGCCGCCACCAGAATGGGTGCGGGCCAGCGAACGATCGCCGTACCGATCCGGCGCCATCGACGAACGCTGATCTTGCGTTTGGGCTCGAACAGTTTGAATCGACTACCCAGCGACAGAACCGCCGGGATCAGCGTCAGCGCCACCGCTACCGCCACCACCATGCCCAGAGCGCACGGAATACCCAGTGTCCGGAAGTAGGGCAGGCGGGTGAAGCTGAGACAGAAGACCGCCCCGGCGATGGTCAATCCAGATGCCAGCACCACCTTGCCGACGCTGTGATAAGTGGTGTAGAAGGCGGTTTCGCGGTCCTCCCCCGCCTGACGCGCCTCCTGATAGCGCCCGACGAAGAAGATGCCGTAGTCGGTGCCCGCTGCGATGCCGAGGGTCACCAGAAGGTTGACGGCGTAGGTGGACAGACCGATGAGGCCTTGATCGCCGAGAAGTGCGACAACCCCTCGCGCCACCTGCAATTGGATGCCCACCAGGAAAAGCAGGATCACCGCAGTGAAGATCGAGCGGAAGAAGAACAGGAGCATCGCCAGGATGACCGCGAGGCTCAGGCCCGTCACCAGTAGGACCGTCCGGTTGCCACTCGCACTCAGGTCAGCGACTGTTGCCGCCGGACCGGTGACATAGGCTTTGACGCCCGGAGGCGGCGAGCTTCGCTCGACGATGCCCCGGACCGCTTCGAGGGACTCATTCGACAGTGCCTGGCCCAGGTCACCCGAAAGACCCAACTGGACGTACACAGCCTTGTTGTCGGCGCTTTCCGCTGCGCCCGCCATCAGCGGATCGCCCCAGAAATCCTGGATGTGCTGGACGTGCGCCGGGTCTGCCTTCAGCTGACGAATCAAGTCGTCGTAGTACCGGTGCGCCTCATCACCAAGGGGTTGTTCACCCTCCAGGACAATGATCGCCACGCTGTTCGACGTAGCTTCGCCGAAGTTCGCACCCATCCGCTGGATCGCCTCGAACGAAGGCGCATCGTTGGGAATCAGTGATACAGAGTGCTCTTTCTCGACCTGCTCGAGCGGGGGGACGACCGCGGCCAGGACATAGGCGATCACCAGCCAACCGAGGATGATCGGCACCGCCAGCAGGCGGATCATCCGCGGGATGAACGGCGGTTTGGCAGTGGCGGCTTGGCTACTCATGCGGCCTTCAGAAGGCAGTAGGTGAACGCGCTTTCCCCGCTCTCGACCTTTTCCGCCTTGACCTCGTCGTCCACGATGATGCGGCAGCCGATCCTGTTGCTATCGCCCTGCGCTATGACGTTGACCATGGATGTGGCCTCGGTCATCGGGAACTTCAACGACCATGGCAGGCTCGCCCCTTCGACAAACTGCGGCTCTGCATCGACATCGAAGTAGCTGATGTTCGCCACCGTCCCAGGCGGCCCGAACACCTCGTACACCAGTTGTTTCGGATCGTAGGGTTTACGTTCCTGGAGCTCCGTGTCGGCGTACGCGGGCCGGGTCTGTGAGCCGAACACACCATGCAGTCGCATGACGGTGAATCCTCCGGCGCCGAGGACGACCAATACCAGTAGCGGAATCCATAACCGCTTCAGAACCCCCAAAGCACGAACCCCCTGAATCCGTGGCCTAGTCCGGACAATCCATGTTGCGGGAACCGGCGAGGCACATATTCGACCATCCACACCATGCCGGCAACTCGAATGCGGTACGCACCCCAGGCCGGCCGTGAGTAGGGGTCACGGCATACACGCGGCGCCTCGGGCAGGACGATCCGAGCCTGACCAGTAGAGCATTCAGACGACCTCCATATCTGTCTATTCCCAAGGTGATACGGGATCGTAATGCATTTGGCGTGGCCTCCGGCGCGGAACGGAATTTAACGCGGCTAACAGTTCTCACCGCGCTGAATGGCCATTGCGTGAATCCGCAAAGAATTTGAGGATTGCCGAATTTACCGCTTGCGGGCGTTCCAGGAAGCCAAGGTGGCCTGCGTCGGCTATCTCGAGATAACGCCCGTTGGGCAGGGCATCTGCCACCTCCGCGCCGAGATGCGGGGGCATCACCAGGTCATCGGCGAATCCGATCACGAGCGCCGGAGTGTCGATCGCCCGGTAGGCGGGCCTGCGGTCGTTCTGCGGGGCGACGCCATACTGAGCGCGGATCCCCGGCGTCACCTTCGCCGGCCATCTGGTGAACGTGTCGATCCAGTCCCGAACACAGGCCTCGTCGTTCAACGTCTTCGGTGAGAAGTTCTCCAGCAGGCGCAATTTCGCGTCATACGTGGCCGGCAGCCGAACACCGGCCTCGGCAAGGTCCCGTTCAGCTATACGGAAGAACTCGCGCGTACAGTCATGTCGGCCGCGGGTCGCCATCAGCACGCACTGGCTCACCAACTCGGGCCTGGCCAGCATCAGTTCCTGCGCGATGTACGACCCCATCGACACCGCCACCACCCGCACGGGTGCGGCATCGAGCCGCTCGATCAACTCCGCCGTGTCAGCCACCATCGTGGCGGCGGTGAAGCCCTCGGCCTCCGACGTCGCGCCCACGCCCCTGTTGTCGAACGTGATGACCCGATAGCCGGCGGCACGGAATGCAGGCACCTGATGGAGGTCCCAGGTGCGTCCGACGCCGCCCTGGCCGGCGATGAACAGCACAGGGTCACCGTCGCCACGGTCTTCGTAGGCCAGGTTCATTCCCACCCGCCGCACAGGTGACTACGCGTCCAGGCGGGCGAACTCGCCCTGCTGGTACTGGTCGACGCACGCCGCACGGCGAACCTTGCCGCTTGTCGTGATGGGAATCGAACCAGGCGGCACCAGAACCAGGTCCGAGACACCCAAGCTGTGCGTATTGAAGATCGCCGATGTCACTTCACGTTTGACGACTGAGAGCTGATCCTCCGGTGTCTCCGGCGCGGCCGCGAACTTCCTGACTTCGATGATGACGACAAGCTTCTCGGTGTGGCCGTCCGGGACCGCGATGGCCGCACATCTGCTCCGGCTGATCTCCTGGATCGTGGCCTCGATGTCGTCGGGAGAGTGATTGCGCCCGTAGACGATCAGCAGATCCTTGATGCGACCGATGACAAACAGCTCGTCGCCGAACATGAATCCCGAGTCCCCGGTACGCAGCCACGGCCCCTCGGGAGTGCCGTCCGATGGAGCGGTGATCATGGCACCGAACGTCGACTCGGTCTCCTGTGGTCTGCGCCAGTAGCCGCTTGCGACGTTCTCTCCGTATACCCAGATCTCTCCGACGGTTCCGGCCGGACACTCGGTATGCGTCTCGGAATCGACGATCCGGATCATCGGCGAGACCGGGATGCCGTAGCTGACCAGGGGCGTGCCGGCTCCGTTCTGGCAGGCCCGCGCGGTACCCGCGGTCAGCGGTTCCGATTCGAAGCGCACGATCGCCGGCGGCTCGCCTCTTTCGCGAGTTGCGATATACACCGTGGCCTCGGCCATCCCGTAGGACGGACGTATCACTTCTCCAGGCAGATTGAAGCGAGCGAAGCGCTGGGTGAAGCGCTCGAGGGTAGCCGGGTGCACGCGCTCACTTCCGGTGATGATGACCAGCACGTCCGAGAGATCGAGTCCGGCCATGTCTTCGTCCGACGTCTTGCGCACCGCCAGTTCAAACGCGAAGTTCGGTGCAGCCGTGTACGTTCGGCCGTTGGTCGCCAGCATCTGCATCCACCGCGCAGGTCGCTGAAGGAAGGCCACCGGGCTCATGAGCACTGCCGGAACGCCCGCCAGCACCGGCCCGCAGACCCCCAGATACAGACCCATGTCGTGATAGAACGGCAGCCAGGACACGATCGACGAGCCGTCTGGGACGACATTTCCGAAGTCCGCGAAATAGCCCGACATCAGTTGCTCGAAATTCGCAAGCAGGTTTCGGTGCGACATCATCACGCCGGCCGGGTTCCGGGTCGACCCCGACGTGTACTGCAAATAGGCCGTGTCCGTGACACTTTCAGCCTGGCTCCCCTGGGCCACTGGAGCGTCGAAATCCAACAAGTCGACTTCGACGATCGCGGGAGCCGACTCACCGGTCTGCGATCTGACGAAGTCGGTCACTGCGCCGGCAACAGCCGAGCTGGTGAGGATGACGGTCGGTGCCGCGTCCTGAAGTACCGAGCTGACCCGCTCGTCGCTGACTCCTCCGAGTGGTACCGCCAGCGGAACCGCGATCAGTCCCGCTTGCAGCGCCCCGAAGAAGGCGACGATGTAGTCCAGCCCTTGGGGCGCCAAGATGAGCGCGCGGTCACCCGGCGAACCGAGCCTGCCGAGCTCTCGCGCCACGCTGCACGCGCGCCGATACAGCTGCGAGTACGTGAGGCTCTCGGCGGAGCCCTCCCAATCGGTTTCGTAGTCAACAAACGTCATCGCCGTGTCATCGCCCTGCAGCCCCGCTCGTTCCCGCAGCAGCGTCAAAATGGATGCCTCGCCCACAGACGCCAGAGTATCGCGGTAATGGCGGCCATATATCCCGAACAGCCAGCAAACTATATTTCCGTGACCATATGAATCACAACGACGTCATTCCTCCTATCCCACCGTTTCGAGCGAAGTCACGATCAGCGAACGACGATGGGCTCTGATCTTGACTATCAACGTATTTGCCTGGTGAAGGGCATCAAGTCCTTGCGAACGCGTGCAACTTTTCGATGGATTGATCGGATTCTGGGACAACTTTCCGCAGCGAACATACTGTTATTGATTGTGACCGCCCTGACGGGCGTTGGGCCACTAATAGGCGCTTGACGTAAGCCGCCTAATTCTGCGGCTGACGCGCGAATACAGGGCATCGAAGCCTGACAGCGGCCGAACCGCGGAAAGGCCTGCCGGGAGGAGGGGCAATTGACCGCATCTGAAATCGTGCGCGAGAGGCTTTCGAACGCGGACACGGGCCTCGATGCTCCCCGCCCGCCCCGCACGCCGGTTACTCCGGTTGCCATCATCGGCATGTCTTGCCGGCTCCCCGGCGGCATCGACTCGCCCGAGCGCTTGTGGGAGGCCTTGATCCGGGGTGACGACCTGGTCACCGAGGTTCCGCCCGACCGGTGGGACGCCGACGAATACTACGATCCGGAACCCGGGGTGCCCGGTCGGTCGGTGTCGAAGTGGGGCGCGTTTCTCGACGACGTGGCCGGATTCGATGCCGAATTCTTCGGGATCAATGAACGTGAGAGTGCTGCCCTCGATCCACAGCATCGGTTGCTGCTGGAGACCGCCTGGGAGGCCATGGAGAATGCCGGCCTCACCAAGGACGCGTTGTCAGATTCACCGACGGGCGTGTTCGTCGGCCTGACGCACGCCGACTATCAGATGCTGGCCGCCGACGCGCAAGCTCTCGAAGCCGCATACGGCTTCAGTGGCAACAACTTCAGCTTGGCGTCCGGGCGGATCGCCTACGCGCTCGGGGTCCATGGCCCCGCGCTCACGGTGGACACGGCGTGCTCGTCGGGTCTGACCGCAGTGCATCTGGCGTGCCGCAGCCTGCACGAGGGCGAGAGCGATCTCGCCATGGCCGGCAGCGCCACCTTGGCACTGGATCCACGCAAGTTCGCTTCGGGTTCGGCGGAGGGGATGCTCTCGGCGACCGGTCGCTGCCACGCCTTCGATGCCGCCGCCGACGGATTCGTGTCCGGCGAGGGCTGCGTCGTGATGCTGCTCAAACGGCTGCCGGACGCATTGCGCGACGGGGACCGGATCCTCGCCGTGGTACGTGGCACTGCCGCCAATCAGGACGGTCACACCGTCAACATCGCGACGCCCTCGGATGCCGCACAGACCGCGGTGTACCGAGCGGCATTGGCTGCTGCCGGTGTCGATCCCGGCACTGTCGGTATGGTCGAGGCGCACGGCACCGGCACACCGGTGGGCGACCCCATCGAATACTCCAGTCTGGCCAAGGTTTACGGCATCGATGGCCCCTGTGCACTCGCATCGGTAAAGACCAACCTGGGCCATGCCCAGGCAGCGTCGGGAGCCATCGGGTTGATGAAGGCGGTCCTCGCCGTACAGCACGGCGAGGTTCCACCGAACCTGCATTTCAACCGCCTGCCCGACAAGCTCGCGGAGATTCGGACCAATCTCTTTGTGCCCCAGTCGACCACACCGTGGTGCACCAACGGGCATCACCCTCGCCGGGCCGCGGTGTCGTCGTACGGGCTGTCGGGGACCAATGTGCATGCCATCTTGGAACAGGCACCGGAGCAACCGGCGACACCCGCCGAGGACTCGGCTCCCGGGTCGACAGAGGCACCCATGCTGTTCCCCTTGTCGTCGACCTCGGCTGAAGAACTGCGTCACACGGCCGGCCGGCTGGCCGACTGGGTGCAGGCACACGACGATGTCGCCTTGCCTGACCTGGCCTACACCTTGGCGCGCCGACGGGTACACCGCCCGGTGCGAACCGCCGTCAATGCTTGCAGCCGAACGGAACTCGTCTCGGTGTTGCGGGAGGTCGCCGATGGCGACACTCCGTACCAAGCCGCGGTGGGGCGCGACGATCGCGGTCCGGTATGGGTGTTCTCGGGTCAGGGTTCGCAGTGGGCAGGAATGGGCGCCGAGCTCTTGGCGACAGAGCCGGTGTTCGCCGCCACGGTGGCGCAGGCCGAACCGATCATCGCGGCCGAGTCCGGATTCTCGGTCACGGAAGCGATGTCGGGTCCGGAGGTGGTCACAGGTCAGGACCGGCTGCAACCGACCTTGTTCACCATGCAGGTCGCCATGGCCGCCACCATGAAGGCGCACGGCGTGCGCCCCGGTGCGGTCATCGGACACTCTCTGGGCGAGGGCGCGGCAGCCGTCGTCGCAGGTGCTTTGTCACTGGAGGACGGGCTGCGCCTGATCTGCCGCCGGTCTCGGCTGATGTCGCGAATCGCGGGCCAGGGCGCCACGGCCGCCGTGGAATTACCTGCCAAGCAGGTCCTTTCGGAGCTGACCGGCCGTGGGATCAACGATGTCGTGGTGGCGGTGGTGGCTTCGCCACAATCCAGCGTGATCGCCGGCACCACAGAAAAGGTGCGCGAGCTGGTCGCGGACTGGGAGAAGCGTGGGGTGATGGCTCGCGAGGTTCCGGTCGACGTCGCCTTCCACTCCCCACAGGTGGAGCCGATCGTCAATGATCTGGCCGAAGCGCTCGCCGATCTCCAGCCCATGACACCGGAGATTCCGTTCTATTCGGCGACTCTGTTCGACCCGCGCGAGCAGCCGGTATGCGATGCCGGCTACTGGGTGACCAACATGCGCCGGATGGTGCGCTTCGCCAGCGCGGTGCAGGCTGCCCTGGAGGACGGCCATCGGGTGTTCGCCGAACTCTCACCGCATCCGCTGCTCACCCGGGCCCTCGAACAGACTGCGGGCAGCCGGGAAACGCCGATGGCGGCGCTGGCCGCGATGCGTCGTCAGCAATCGTTGCCGAATGGGTTGCGCGGGCTTCTCATCGACCTGCACAGCGCAGGCGCCGAGGTCGACTTCTCGGTGCTCTGCCCGGACGGTCAGCTGGTAGATGCGCCACTGCCGACCTGGACACACCGCCGGCTGTGGCTCAGTGGGGGCGCTCAGGAATCCCCGACCCACGGTGGCTGCACCATAGCAGTCCACCCGCTACTGGGCGCCAATGTCAGGCTGCGCGAGGAACCCGAACGATACGTGTGGCAGGCCGATGTCGGCACCGCCGCCCAGCCATGGCTCGCCGATCATCAAATACGCACTGTGGCAGTACTTCCAGGAGCGGCGTTCTGCGAGATGGCACTGGCCGCCGCCCAGGCTGTGCTGGGCGAGGCTTCCGAAGTCCGCGATATCCGCTTCGAGCAGGCGTTGCTGCTGGACGAACAGACTGTGGTCGGAGCCTCCGCCTCGGTGTCGTCCCCCGGCGCCGCCACATTCACCGTCGAGACCGACGAGGACGGCCAGCAGACCCGGCACGCAACCGCGGTCCTGCATACCTCCGCGGATGAGCAACCGCCCGCCTACGACATACCGGCAATCCTTGTCGCCCACCCCTGCGACGACGACGGCGCCGAGGTGCGTAGTCGTGTGGGTCAGCATGGTATCCAGTACGGTCCGGCGTTCACCGGTCTGGTCACCGTACGTACCGGCGAGGCGAAATCCCCCACGGTCCTCGCCGAGGTCGCACTCCCCCGCTCGATCCGCTCACAGCAGGACGCGTACGGCGTACATCCGGCGCTTCTCGATGCCTGCTTCCAATCGGTCGAGGCTCATCCCGACGTTCAGGCCCTCGGCGGCGATGTGCTGGGATTGCCGCTGGGCGTGCGTCGCCTACGCATCTACAACTCGGCCCGCAATGCTCACTACTGCTACACGCGGTTGATCAACGCCGACGCCTCCGGTATCGAGGCCGACATCGATGTGCTCGACAAAGACGGCGCAGTCCTGCTGACCGTGCAGGGCCTTCGCCTTGGCACCGGTATCTCCGGAAGCCGACACGATGATCAGGTTCTCAGTGAACGACTGCTGACCGTCGAATGGCGGCCCCGGGAACTGCCGGAGGTGGAATACGCAGAAGCCGGATCCTGGCTGCTCATCAATGCCTCCGACGGTCCCGATGCGGTCACCGACGAGCTGAGCAGGATCCTGAAAGACCGTGGCGCACAATGCACCACCATGAGCTGGCCCAATCAACCCGACGACTCGGTGACCTGCGATCAGCTCGGCAACCATCTGCGGGACGGCCGGTTTACCGCCGTGGTCGTCCTGACTTCGCCCAACAACGGCGACCACACCGAGCAGTCACCACTTCTGGGCCGCGAGTATGTGCGGCATCTGGTGCACATCGCCCGCCAACTACCGGAGATGAGCGGCGAACTACCTCGCCTGTACGTCGTGACCCGCAACGCTCAGACGGTCGTCGCCGGCGATGTGGCCAATCTGGACCAGGCCGAGCTAAGAGGCCTGATCCGGGTGATCGGCACCGAACATCCGCACCTGTCCGCCACGCAGATCGACGTCGACGACGCCACCGACGTGGGGGAGCTCGCGCGGCAACTGCTCAGCGGGTCCGAAGAGGACGAGACCGCGTGGCGCAATGGCCGGTGGTACACCGCACGGCTGTGCCTGGCCCCGCTGCGCCCCGAGGAACGCCGGACCACCATCGCCCATCTCGAACGCGACCGGATGCGACTGCAGATCCGTACGCCCGGCGACCTGGAGTCGATGGAACTTGTTGCCTGCGAGCATGTTCCCCCGGGGCCGGGACAGATAGAGGTCGCGGTCGCCGCATCCAGCATCAACTTCGCCGACGTGCTCGTCGCGTTCGGGCGCTACCCCGCCTTCGACGGCCGATTACCCGAACTCGGTATCGACTTCGCCGGCGTGGTCACCGCGGTCGGTCCCGGCGTGACCGACCACCAGGTCGGCGATCGTGTCGCCGGCCTGTGCGCCGAAGGCTGCTGGGCAACCTTCGTCACCTGCGACGCGCAGCTGGCCGCCACCGTGCCCGCCGGCCTGACCGACGCCGAGGCGGCAGCACTGACCATCGCGACCGCCACCGCCTACTACGGGCTCAACGACATGGCCCGGATCAAATCCGGGGACAAGGTGTTGATCCACTCCGCAACGGGCGGGGTGGGGCAGGCAGCGATGGCCATCGCCCGCGCTGCCGGCGCGGAGATCTTCGCCACCGCCGGCAGCGAGCAACGACGGCAACTGCTGCGAGACATGGGTGTCGAGCACGTATACGACTCTCGCAGCCTCGAGTTCGCCGATCAGATCCGCCAGGACACCGATGGCTATGGCGTCGACATCGTGCTGAACTCGGTCACCGGCGCCGCCCAGCGTGCCGGGCTCGAATTGCTGGCATTCGGCGGGCGATTCGTCGAAATCGGCAAGCGA is a genomic window containing:
- a CDS encoding AMP-binding protein, whose amino-acid sequence is MGEASILTLLRERAGLQGDDTAMTFVDYETDWEGSAESLTYSQLYRRACSVARELGRLGSPGDRALILAPQGLDYIVAFFGALQAGLIAVPLAVPLGGVSDERVSSVLQDAAPTVILTSSAVAGAVTDFVRSQTGESAPAIVEVDLLDFDAPVAQGSQAESVTDTAYLQYTSGSTRNPAGVMMSHRNLLANFEQLMSGYFADFGNVVPDGSSIVSWLPFYHDMGLYLGVCGPVLAGVPAVLMSPVAFLQRPARWMQMLATNGRTYTAAPNFAFELAVRKTSDEDMAGLDLSDVLVIITGSERVHPATLERFTQRFARFNLPGEVIRPSYGMAEATVYIATRERGEPPAIVRFESEPLTAGTARACQNGAGTPLVSYGIPVSPMIRIVDSETHTECPAGTVGEIWVYGENVASGYWRRPQETESTFGAMITAPSDGTPEGPWLRTGDSGFMFGDELFVIGRIKDLLIVYGRNHSPDDIEATIQEISRSRCAAIAVPDGHTEKLVVIIEVRKFAAAPETPEDQLSVVKREVTSAIFNTHSLGVSDLVLVPPGSIPITTSGKVRRAACVDQYQQGEFARLDA
- a CDS encoding alpha/beta fold hydrolase, which gives rise to MNLAYEDRGDGDPVLFIAGQGGVGRTWDLHQVPAFRAAGYRVITFDNRGVGATSEAEGFTAATMVADTAELIERLDAAPVRVVAVSMGSYIAQELMLARPELVSQCVLMATRGRHDCTREFFRIAERDLAEAGVRLPATYDAKLRLLENFSPKTLNDEACVRDWIDTFTRWPAKVTPGIRAQYGVAPQNDRRPAYRAIDTPALVIGFADDLVMPPHLGAEVADALPNGRYLEIADAGHLGFLERPQAVNSAILKFFADSRNGHSAR
- the pks2 gene encoding sulfolipid-1 biosynthesis phthioceranic/hydroxyphthioceranic acid synthase gives rise to the protein MRERLSNADTGLDAPRPPRTPVTPVAIIGMSCRLPGGIDSPERLWEALIRGDDLVTEVPPDRWDADEYYDPEPGVPGRSVSKWGAFLDDVAGFDAEFFGINERESAALDPQHRLLLETAWEAMENAGLTKDALSDSPTGVFVGLTHADYQMLAADAQALEAAYGFSGNNFSLASGRIAYALGVHGPALTVDTACSSGLTAVHLACRSLHEGESDLAMAGSATLALDPRKFASGSAEGMLSATGRCHAFDAAADGFVSGEGCVVMLLKRLPDALRDGDRILAVVRGTAANQDGHTVNIATPSDAAQTAVYRAALAAAGVDPGTVGMVEAHGTGTPVGDPIEYSSLAKVYGIDGPCALASVKTNLGHAQAASGAIGLMKAVLAVQHGEVPPNLHFNRLPDKLAEIRTNLFVPQSTTPWCTNGHHPRRAAVSSYGLSGTNVHAILEQAPEQPATPAEDSAPGSTEAPMLFPLSSTSAEELRHTAGRLADWVQAHDDVALPDLAYTLARRRVHRPVRTAVNACSRTELVSVLREVADGDTPYQAAVGRDDRGPVWVFSGQGSQWAGMGAELLATEPVFAATVAQAEPIIAAESGFSVTEAMSGPEVVTGQDRLQPTLFTMQVAMAATMKAHGVRPGAVIGHSLGEGAAAVVAGALSLEDGLRLICRRSRLMSRIAGQGATAAVELPAKQVLSELTGRGINDVVVAVVASPQSSVIAGTTEKVRELVADWEKRGVMAREVPVDVAFHSPQVEPIVNDLAEALADLQPMTPEIPFYSATLFDPREQPVCDAGYWVTNMRRMVRFASAVQAALEDGHRVFAELSPHPLLTRALEQTAGSRETPMAALAAMRRQQSLPNGLRGLLIDLHSAGAEVDFSVLCPDGQLVDAPLPTWTHRRLWLSGGAQESPTHGGCTIAVHPLLGANVRLREEPERYVWQADVGTAAQPWLADHQIRTVAVLPGAAFCEMALAAAQAVLGEASEVRDIRFEQALLLDEQTVVGASASVSSPGAATFTVETDEDGQQTRHATAVLHTSADEQPPAYDIPAILVAHPCDDDGAEVRSRVGQHGIQYGPAFTGLVTVRTGEAKSPTVLAEVALPRSIRSQQDAYGVHPALLDACFQSVEAHPDVQALGGDVLGLPLGVRRLRIYNSARNAHYCYTRLINADASGIEADIDVLDKDGAVLLTVQGLRLGTGISGSRHDDQVLSERLLTVEWRPRELPEVEYAEAGSWLLINASDGPDAVTDELSRILKDRGAQCTTMSWPNQPDDSVTCDQLGNHLRDGRFTAVVVLTSPNNGDHTEQSPLLGREYVRHLVHIARQLPEMSGELPRLYVVTRNAQTVVAGDVANLDQAELRGLIRVIGTEHPHLSATQIDVDDATDVGELARQLLSGSEEDETAWRNGRWYTARLCLAPLRPEERRTTIAHLERDRMRLQIRTPGDLESMELVACEHVPPGPGQIEVAVAASSINFADVLVAFGRYPAFDGRLPELGIDFAGVVTAVGPGVTDHQVGDRVAGLCAEGCWATFVTCDAQLAATVPAGLTDAEAAALTIATATAYYGLNDMARIKSGDKVLIHSATGGVGQAAMAIARAAGAEIFATAGSEQRRQLLRDMGVEHVYDSRSLEFADQIRQDTDGYGVDIVLNSVTGAAQRAGLELLAFGGRFVEIGKRDIYGDTRLGLFPFRRNLSFYAVDLALMSVSHPERLRELLETVYLLTAEGDLPVPEITRYPLADAANAIRMMSGAQHTGKLVLDIPHTGSSRLVVPPSQVQVFRPDGAYIITGGLGGLGLFIAEKMAASGCGRIVLSSRTQPTARASEILERIRATGVDVLVECGDIAEPGTAERLVAVATADGHPLRGVLHAAGVIEDAALTNITDELIDRDWAPKVYGAWNLHTATADQPLDWFCSFSSAAALVGSPGQGAYAAANSWLDAFSLWRRSQGLPGTAIAWGAWGQIGRGTALAEGAGIAIAPDEGAYAFEALLRHDRAYTGYAPITGAPWLSVFAERSPFAEAFRSTGQTTTGTNKLRAELEALPPDEWPAKVQHVISDQVSVILRRSVDPDRPLSEYGMDSLGALELRTRIENETGIRISATGITTVRGLADLLCEKLLPAGAA
- a CDS encoding MmpS family protein, which gives rise to MKRLWIPLLVLVVLGAGGFTVMRLHGVFGSQTRPAYADTELQERKPYDPKQLVYEVFGPPGTVANISYFDVDAEPQFVEGASLPWSLKFPMTEATSMVNVIAQGDSNRIGCRIIVDDEVKAEKVESGESAFTYCLLKAA
- a CDS encoding MMPL/RND family transporter, with amino-acid sequence MSSQAATAKPPFIPRMIRLLAVPIILGWLVIAYVLAAVVPPLEQVEKEHSVSLIPNDAPSFEAIQRMGANFGEATSNSVAIIVLEGEQPLGDEAHRYYDDLIRQLKADPAHVQHIQDFWGDPLMAGAAESADNKAVYVQLGLSGDLGQALSNESLEAVRGIVERSSPPPGVKAYVTGPAATVADLSASGNRTVLLVTGLSLAVILAMLLFFFRSIFTAVILLFLVGIQLQVARGVVALLGDQGLIGLSTYAVNLLVTLGIAAGTDYGIFFVGRYQEARQAGEDRETAFYTTYHSVGKVVLASGLTIAGAVFCLSFTRLPYFRTLGIPCALGMVVAVAVALTLIPAVLSLGSRFKLFEPKRKISVRRWRRIGTAIVRWPAPILVAACAVSLIGLLALPAYQPGYNDQQYLPKDIPANAGYDAAARHFTQSLMASPDVLLVEADHDMRNSADFLILNKLAKGVLSVPGVSRVQSATRPEGIPLKHTTIPFIISSSNAGQLQLLPFQKARMNDLLTQADEITKTIAVMQRMYELMQQLAVTTNSLVGKTHDLEDVTLELRDHMADFDDFWRPVRNYLYWEPHCFNIPLCWSIKSLFETLDGVDKLTVTMHRLIGNLDQLNLLLPQMIAQFPAMIATMQSTRTMMLSMRSTMAGILAQMDEMSDGATAMGRAFDDAQNDDSFYIPPAVFKNADFRRVMDVFLSPDGKTARLLISQRGDPATPEGIARVNPIRTAAEEALKGTPLESAKLYLTGSSAMAKDQVDGSTYDLMIAGIAALCLIFIIMLIMIRSLVAALVIVGTVALSLGAAFGLSVLIWQHILGIQLNWIVLAIALIILLAVGSDYNLLLVSRMKEEISAGINTGIIRAMAGSGKVVTAAGLVFAATMFALLASDVRTIGQVGSTIGIGLLFDTLIVRALMTPSIAALLGRWFWWPLHVRQRPASALLRPTGPRPLVRSLLLKPDER